The Peromyscus eremicus chromosome 2, PerEre_H2_v1, whole genome shotgun sequence genome includes the window GGCAGTCTTGATTTCCTTGGAGGATGTCAGACTTAGTGGTTTTTTGGGGATCTCCAGGTGCTAGGGTTCAAATCAAAAGCCTCACACTTACTAGGGGAATTTTCTAgccctgagctacatctccagccttgtttttgttttgttttgtttttttctaattgaaaTGTAAGTTTCCTAGGgctgctgtgagaaaatactgCAAACTATAAAAGACATCGCTTTACTGTCTCAcattctggaggtcagaggtgttgGCCGCTCTTGAGGCCTCACGAGCGCCTGTCCCATGCATCGTCTAGTGACTGGGACAGCCGGTTAGCCTTGGTATTGCTCGATTTGTACGTGCCTTGCTCCAGTGCCTGCCTCCACCCTCAGGTCACCTTCCACATGTCAGTGTCTCCACACAGCCGTCTCTTAAGGACACCAGTCATTCTGGACTGGGGGCCCAGCCTGCTCCATTGTGAACTCATTTTATCCAAATACATTTGCAGTGACTCTATTTCCAAGTAAGGTGGTATTCTGGGAAAGTAGGAATTGGGATGTCcacatatttgtttattgttattaaatttgtttatttacttgtgtgtgtgtgtgtgtgtgtgtgtgtgtgtgtgtgtgtgcgcgcgcgtgcagtGGCCAACTTGAGGGACTGGATTCTCTGCTCCTGccaagtgggtcctggggaattgaactcaggtcatcaggattgacAGCACATGCTTTTTGcctactgagccgtcttgccTGGCCCAGCGTATTTCCTAAAGGATATTTATATGACTGTTTAACCTGTAACAATTACATACCGTAAAACTTGCCCAAGAAAGATTTTACCACTGGACCAGTTCTTCCAGAGCAAAATGCTAAGCGTGTTCACCTGGATATTGGCAGGTAGCTGCAGGTGCCAAGGAAGTCTGCATCTTTGGGGCGGCCTCTGAGCTCTTCACCCGGAAGAATGTGAACTGCTCCATAGACGAGAGTTTCCAGAGATTTGATGGAGTCATGCAGGCCGCACAGGCCGCCAGCATCCCTGTGAGAGGGTGAGTCAGGCCTTGAGGGGCTTTTCCTCAGTGTTCTCGTGGAATGGAGCCAGATTCTCCCACCAGCCGGTCTCTCCACCTCAGGCTCCTGCTGGGTAGGAACAACCCAAGCTCCATACCTGAGTGACTGGAGTCAGAAGATTAGCTGGGATTTCTCTCAGACCTAAATATGGTGACTGACCAACAGTagatcaggccagcctggaactcacagacatcccccCTGTCTTTGCCTCAAGTGCTGAgatggcacatgccaccatggccagcccCAAGATTTGATTCTTACAGTGCTgggaagccaggcctggtggctcgGGGCCTGGTAGTATATGCCTTTAaatgtctcagaaataaaaaaaacaaacagcaacaacaaaatccagtgctggggctgggtgggggtggctcacgcctttagtcccagcactcaggaggcagaggcagaaggatctctgtgagttcgaggccagcctggtctacagatcgagttctgggacagccagggctacacagagaaaccctgtctcaaaaataaaatagcataaaatataataaaataaaaaatacagcacTGATGAAGCCTTATAGCATGCAAGGAAAGTACTCTCCCACTAGCTGTAGGCACATGGAGTGAAGGCCTTTACTGTGGCTGTCGGGACTCTGTGCATCCCTGCCACTCTGCAGTGTGAGCAGCAGTTCCTGGCTCTCTCCTGGCCTGAGGTTCTGCACACTGTTCCAGCCCTGTGGAGCTTCTAACCATTCCCACatgccctctgcctcctgcctcgaGGCCTGTGCGCTCACCCTCCATGGGCGGAAGGCTGCCGCCTCCTTCACACTGCTTCTCGGCTCCTGCAGGGTCCTCCGCGGCTGTTGGCTCCTCTTGGTTTTCTTTGCCCCTCAGCAGGAGATAGCGCCCCTCCTTTGGGGTTCCAGAGTCTTCAGAGATCCTGAAAAATGGCACTTAGCTGTCTAGCTCCTCAGTCATCCTCACCACATGGGGCTGTGCTCTCTCTCGGGGCAGGCCACTTCCCACAGTCCCAGGGTGTGGTGCTTTCCCCTCAGGGCCCTATACACAGAAGGTGCTTAAGACCTGATAGGCaggtgggaggcagggaaggTGCGTCTCCAGTCATATGCCCTCCTGTGCTCTGTCTTGGTAaatcttttaacttttctttccctttttttgtttgtttgaggcataATCTTATTatctagctctggctgtcctggatcttgctctgtagaccaggctggccttgaactcagagttctgcctgcctctgcctcccgagtgctgagaccaGATGCATGTAATACCATACCCCTTTTTTTGTTTAGCAATGTTTGGAGAGTAAATGAGAAATTAAGATGGAAAAGCTCAGCTCACCAATATTTTTGGAGTGTTGATCCAGCAAACATTATtccatctctttttattttgatttatacactttatttatttacctaattatttattgagacaggtctTTTTATGTAACCctggcaggcctcgaactcacagagatctgcctgcctctgcctcccgagtgcagggattaagtgtgcaccaccactcctggctctatCTCTTAatatatagaatattttcttgagggtgagaagtttgggttttttggtttgctttttttctgaCAACATCTCTTTAGGTTCatattggcctagaactcattttgtcaCCAAggctggcaatcctcctgcctcagcctcccaggtgctaggattataggcttgaACCACCCCCCTCAGCCCAGCTCTCTAAAGATGCCCCAATGCCAGCAGGCTGGTGAGAGCAGACCCTGCATCTAACACCCAGAGTCCTCAGCACAGCCCACTAGACTGTCATGGGTCAGGCCTGGGCTCCCCTCCTGTCTCCTGTCATCCTTCTTTGCCCCTGACACCCCCGTGGGTTAGGTGCTCTGTCCTGGGCATGCCAGCTTCTGACCTTACCTGAAACATGCTTCCTGAAGACCCTCCCCTCTCTAACTCCAGCGCCATGGCCTCAGGGAGGTCTGCCTAGCCAGCCCTTACTACATTGGCTGGCTGTGCTGCTTGATGTTGCCGCTTCCTTCACGGCTTACCTCCTTCTGGAGCTATCTCCCTCTCCTAATGTGACTACGGGTTTATTTGCCGTCTCCCTGACTTGAACAAGCTCCTGGAGACTAGGGCCCATCCATGGGTCCTCTCACTGCTCTGCCCAGTGCCTGGCACGCGATCTTCATCTCAGTAAACCTCAGctgaataaataagtagatgagCCATCAGGCCCCCGAGCCTTGGCACTGACTCACGTTCTTGCCATCCTTACACTAACCTATGTGTTCATCCTGGCATTGGTGACCTGAACCCTGGCCCATCTCCCCCAGCACATGGGGCTACCCCTCCAGACAGCTCAGAGGCACTCTATTTCCTTGTACCTGTTGTGACTTCTCAGCCGCCTGCAACCCTGCTTCTGAAGGGTGGCCTCTTAGCCCCGCCTTCTGCAGGGTTCTCTGGTGCTCCCGCCCAGGAACTGGGCCCAAGAGCCTTTCTCCCACTCCGAGTTAACCTTTCACCCAGTCCTGGGCCTCCTGCCCAGTTCCTGTTTACTGTGGGCTCACCAGGGATGTGTGTCACATGGTCACCAGTCACTCCTGATGGCTAGCAAGCTGGGGCACTGACCCGCTCCTCTCGGTTCTTCCACAGGTATGTCTCCTGTGCCCTCGGATGCCCATATGAGGGGAAGATCTCCCCGGCTAAAGTAGCTGAGGTGTGTGCAGTGGGCAAGGTCTTGTGAGGGTCGGCTGCCTTGCCAGCCTGCGTGCACAGgtgccctcccctcccttccccagtaGGACACTTTTTACCCACCCTCACACCCAGACTGAGCACAGCCCGCACATGCCCCTTGGGCCACCGCCTCGCCAGGGCTCTCCCCCACCCGAAAGCCCTGTGTTCAGCTTCCCATCTCATCAGCTGAGGCATGATCGCCAGTGTGGTATCCCCAAGGGTCCCCAGATTCCTTGTAGTGGGTGAGAGACCACGCACATCCTCTTGACTAGtaaccagggctacccagaggAGGACCCAGCTTAGGATTGGGGTGTGAGTCACCCAGGAACTTCAGGCTTTTCATCCGGAAAGCCTCACTGCCGATTTGATGCTGTTCTTCCGTGAACAGCTGAGGGAGCAAGTCATCTGCTACGCAGGGTGGCAGAGGGGTCTCACCCACTGGGCTGGTCCTCCCCAGTACCTTGTGGCATTGTTAAAGGAATGCCCCCAAGGCTGCTGTGGACTCAGAGTGGCTGCTGTTCCCTGGTCTGTGCACCCCACCCCTGACGTCACCTGCCCTTACTGTACCCTATCCCCATGTCCCAGAAGCAGAAATTGAAGCTCAGAGAAGTTACACCCCCAAAGCAGGTAGACGGTGAGACCCAGAGTGGGGACTGGAGCTCAGCATCACATGACCCCAGAGGCCCGCCACTGTCATCTGATGGGCACATAGACAGGGGTGGAGGGTCAGATGTCACTGTGTCATTTATCAGGACGATCATCAGTAAACATCAGTGTCCTGCCACAGCTTCACTCTGCTCAGAGGCAGGTGTGGGCAGCCTCCTCGGGGGCGGCTTTGGCTGCTGAGGTTTTACAGACTCCCCAGCTGCAAACGAGCTGCTGCAAAGTGCCAGAGCTCCCTGTGGCTCCTTCAAGTACACGGCTAGTGTCTTAGACCCACAGTCCACACACCCTACTGCCAAAGGAAGAAGGGCTTCTCCTGACCCCAGTCAGCACAGTGGAGGAAGAGGGAGTCAcgggctgcggctgcggctgctgCCCCGTTCTCCGCTGGGTAATGCTCATCACCTCCACTGGAGCTGTCGGGCTCTGGGACCCAATAGGAACACAGTACCTCAGGGAGGGGACTGCCTGGGCAGAGTCCCTGCTTCTGAGCCCCAGTGTCACATGCTGGTGCCTCGGGGGTCCTCTACGTATCTGTTCGCTTTTCCAGGTTGCCAAGAAGTTGTACTCGATGGGCTGCTATGAGATCTCCCTTGGGGACACCATTGGCGTAGGTACCCCAGGACTCATGAAGGACATGCTGACGGCCGTCATGCGTGAGGTGCCTGTGGCCGCGCTGGCTGTCCACTGCCATGATACCTATGGTCAAGCCCTAGCCAACACCTTGGTAGCCCTGCAGGTAAATGGAGGCCATGTGCCCATTCTCCAAGAGGGCATGGGGCAAGGCAGCccagtttcattttatttattaataaaagtaTTGAGGtgttaggtggtggtggtggcacacgcctttaatcccagcactcaggaggcagaggcaggcagatctctgtcagttcgaggccagcctggtctacagagtgagttccaggacagccaggactacacacacacacacacacaaaaaaaacggTCCTGAAAAAAAGTACTGAAGCAAACGTGCACGAGGCCAGAGATGGTGACACATAGTTAAGGGATGGCTTCCCACAGAAGGTGACTGAATCTTGATGGACAAGAGAGGATGCTGTGCAGGGCCAGAGGCCTGAGGGGTTGCTTGCTGTGTTGAGGGAACCTGGAGAAGGCTTTGGGCAGCAGCAGTGTGACCCAGAGAGAAAGCGGGTGGAACCTGCTGCAATGGCGCCCTCTGGTGTTGGCTTCCATGCTGGCATCAGGGCCGTAGCTGGTGTTACACCTGAAAACCAGACAGGATGGCCTggacctgtggaggtcagaggaggactaggaggagctggttctttccttccgcCAGAGGATCAAATTTAGGTTGTcagatttggtggcaagcacctttaccctctgagccatctcaccagcccattgTAAATCCCTTTGGAACCCTCCGACCTCCCATTTCTTTGGCtctattcaaaacaaaacacctccaaAGAACTGAGTCTGCCATTCTCACTGGACCGAGGTGCCCAGAGGGGCTTCTGTAAGGAGAGCCCCAAAGGGGGAAATGGAGCCAGGAGTCAACcatgaagggatggggaaggtCCTCTAGCAGAGGAGACTCGCTGAGCCGGGGAGGGAAGCTCTGTCTCTTAATGGATTCCCTGACGGGATCCCAGGCAGGAGAATGGCTCTGGCAGAATTCCCGACGCCAGGGCAAGAGGTTTGTGAGGAGCAGATCCATGGGTTCCAGCTCGGCAGCAACCACATTTCCCCATTCTTCTGTTTCCAGATGGGAGTGAGCGTGGTGGACTCCTCCGTGGCGGGCCTGGGAGGCTGTCCCTATGCACAAGGTGCCTCAGGGAACTTGGCTACCGAGGACCTGGTCTACATGCTGACTGGCTTAGGGATTCACACGGTAAGCCCGCCTATCCTCTAGCAGTGACTTCCCTGAACTAACCAGGACTGGCCTGGAGCTCGCTGTGATGGGCATGCTTAGCGTTGGTGGTAGCGTTTAGGAGGATGGCAAGGATTGTGGGAGCTTTATATTTCTGAGAGAGCAGAGATGAGATTAAGCAATCATCTGGGAGAGTGGTGAGTGGCTGTTACGGGGAATGAGCCCTTGTGGGGTTTGAGGCCCCGGCAGAGCAGCTTGGAGTGTGTATGTGAATGACCAGTAGACGAGGGTCTCAGCAGTGGGAGAggcttggttggttggtggtcTAGAAGGAGTAGACCAAGACTCCaaggatgagaaggagccagccaaAAGGAGGTGAGGAGAGAGGCCTCTGGCAGAGGGGGCAGCATTGGTAGAAGGGACTTTGGTCTGGTTGACCATGAGCACAGGAGACCAAGACCTCAGAGTGATGTCCACAGTTAGTTCTAGGAGGCCCTCCAGAAGCAGATGTGGAAGGAGCCTGATTCAGAGGGGCCAGCTCTGTGACCAGCAGTGAGAACTTCCCCTGAGCCTGTTTTCTCTGGGAAATGAGGACAGTGAAATTAGCTGCACAGGACTCCACCAGACTCTGTAGGGACCTCAGTGGTGGCTTAGAAGTCACCCAATCTCTGCTTTGAGATCTGATGGTTTAAAACCCAGATCTGTCCTCACAGGCCGTGCAacttcaaattatttcatttctctaaACTCGAGTAATGGCAGTAAAAGTAGTACTCATTGGTTGTTACAGGATACAAGTAAATGTATGGCCAAAGGTATAGGTCAgtggtgaggccctgggttcagtctccagcaccagaaGAAACCATGTAGAGTGCTTAGCACTTGGTACTCAGCAGCAGATAAGAGTTGCTCTCACAGACTGTTGTGTAGGGGTAAAGAAGCGGATCAGGAGTAGAAACCTTGACTAGCATGAGCAATGGGGTGGGTACCATTCCTGGcacaggaaaaaaagacaaagacaaataaatgaacatttcATTTCTCATGGACCAGGCTCTGTGCTAGACCCTGAACATGGAGATGGGACAAAACTAATAAGGTCCCTTTTCTGGTGGTGATCACACAAGCCACTCTCAAGAACTGGACATGACCTCCAGACAGTGGTTGAGAGGGTCTGGGGACTGCCACCTTCCCTTCTTCCATGCCACAGCTGTCTAGTCTCTTTCCCTAGGTGTTGAGGGCATGCCCTGATTTACTTCATCCTCTAACTTATTTCTTCAAGGGCGTGGAACTCCAGAAGCTCCTCGAAGCTGGAGACTTCATCTGTCAAGCCCTGAACAGAAAAACCAGCTCCAAAGTGGCACAGGCCACCTGCAAACTCTGAGCTCTTGTTCACCCGAGACCTGGGACTGTGGGAGGTGGGCACGCACAGATGATTCCTTGATGGGGGAAATGAATGAGAACAAATGAGCAGGTATCACCAAGGTCCTTCTAGACAGAAAGGGCTGGAGCTGCCAGGCCTGGGGGTGACCGAGTGGCCTTGGAGCCCAGAAGTCTCCCTCCTCTGTGGACCAGCTCCAGAGAGCTGAGTACCTGAGCATTTGCTTGGGATGGTCCTGGGTCTCCTGGGCGAATCTGCTAGCTAACCACCAGAGCTGATGCCCGCCCTGCCATGACTGTGGGTCCTGTGCTCTGCTACAGAGAACAGAGAGCAGTTTTTCCCCATGCCAGCAGAGCATTTGGTGGCGATTGATCTGTGGTGGCCATCGGCCAACCCCAGCATCTCTGGGAAATCACTGTACATGATTTTTGAAAACAGCTTATGtaattaaagatttaattttctaATATCCAATCATGCaaatgtgtgtttatgagtgGGGGAATAAAATCATTGAGGGAAGACTTTGACTAGTTCATCTCTGGATTTCTTCCATCTCCACACTGAAGGgagatcctaattagtcttaatgaataaaaacctggagtcagatatcaagggaaagctgaaagatcagagaagcagagcagcggCCACCAGAAACCTCTTACCTTTATGAAATCTCAGACCGAATCCGGTGGGATCCCGgatctaggaatcctcagactgaatggactctcctgtctctacctgccttatattcctgtctcaacctccggatgctgggattaaaggtgtgagccaatttcgtgtagcccagggtggccttgaactcctgaacttcctgcttcctccaagtgctgtgattaaaggagtgtgccaccactgcctggcttctatggttaactagtagctagctctgccctctgattccccaggcaagctttgtcagaacacaaaatatcatacaatacCACACTGAGCCCCCAGTTCAGTGATTGGAAATCATGGCTGTGAGTTAATTCCTGAGACCAGCATGGTGGCTGGCCAGGACACCCAAGGAGTTGCTTCTGAGGCTGTGTTCCCAGAGCAGTGAGACaggtctcttactggcctggtaTTAGCCAGGTAGGCTGGctaactggccagtgagcccctaggaatccacctgtccctgcttcCCTAGGATGACAATGTCCagcttgactttttattttttaaagatttaataatTTGTAtgctgttctgcctgcatgtatgcctgcacgcgagaagaggacaccagatcccattgtagatggttgtgaaccatcatgtggttgctgggaattgaactcaggacctctggaagagcatgctcttaacctgagccatctctccagtcccagcttgacttaaaaaacaaaaacaagcggGGGTAGGGGAGTGGGCTACACggctttgaatcccagcacccaagaggcagaggcaggcagatctctgtgagttcaaggccagcctggtctacagagcgagatccaggacaggcaccaaaactacacagagaacccccctctccccaaaaaaacccactttttttttcatatgagttCTGGGTACCCAACTCAAATCCTCCTAGACTTTCAGACTTCATAAGCCCTACATTGGTTTTGATATTGCCCTTGAACTCAGcaattctgcttctgcctccaaagttctgggattacaagcaggagccaacatgcctggcttcttctttttaaaaattatttttagggttttgttgttacttgagacagggtctctctatgtagccctggctgtcctagaactcactctgtagaccaggctggccttgagctcccagagatccatctacctctgcctctcgaatgctgggattaaaggtaagtACTGACACCACCACcagggttttttaaaaataatttttatttatttttaattttatatgcattgttatgttgcttgcatgtgtgtctgtgtgagggtgttggatcccctggaactggagttacagttgtgagctgccatgtggctgctgggaactgaaacatggttctctggaagagcagccagagcttttagccactgagtcatctctccagcccctaggatttatttttaattatgtatacacacacacacacacaaatacacacatgtgtgtatgggtatgtgcatatgcaagTACAAGGGCTAAAGAGCCCAGAAGATGTTGGGGATCACCTGGAGCTGTCTGTACAGACATTGTGAGCCATGCAGGCTAAGAACAGAACTTCCATCCTCAGCAAAAGTAGCACCCGCACCAGCTCCTAACTGCCAAACCTTCTTGAAACTTTTCCtccccactttaaaaaaattgtgtctgtgtgggtgacTCAGGAGCCCCAAGACAGAGTGGCTCTAGATTCCCGGGAGCTGCACTTTTTGCAGATGATTGTGAAGAGTAACAAGTAACTGATTCGCTATCTTCCAGCTccgcctctttttttttttttttttttttttaagtttttggtttgtttgtttgtttttggtttttttgagacagggtttctctgtgtagttttggtgcctgtcctggatctcactctgtagaccaggctggcctcgaactcacagagatccgcctggctctgcctcccgaggtttgggggttcttttgagacaggttctcactattcatccatggctggcctggaacccactagGTAGATTACGttgtcctaaaactcacagaaatccgcttgtctctgcctcctaagtgctgggattgaaggcctgtgccatcaagaaagatttatttttatttatgtttatgtgagAGAATGTCAGGTATGTGCAGgaagccatggaggccagaagcggGCATGGGATCCCTTGGAATGATAGGgagtatgtgggtgctggggaaaggACTCAGATCctttgcaggagcagcaagtgctctgagccatcttccagagGCAAAACTGTGTCTTGAATTGCTGTAGGGTGGGCAGGTGCAGACACACTTTTaggtgagggagggaggcagtGGCTCAGTGATGGGCATAGCAATTGCTACTAAGAATTTAAAGGTTCCTTCCCGCTCCAGGGTTTTTTCCCAAAGTAGACTTGGATCCAGCTCGCAGCCGGACGAAGGGTTTGACATATGGGGGGAAACTCGGAAGCCAGCGGCTCAGAGTAGAGCGGGGCGCGATCATTCGGGGTGCAGCTGCCAGGGATGGAGACTAGAAAGGCCACCGTCCTGGCACTGTTTCTCCTCCACAGCCCGGGACTCACGGGATGGCTTCTGCGCCGCGCCCCTCATTTCCGCCCTCGATGGAAACGCACTGCGCAGTCGCCTAAAACCTGTGCCGGCCTTTTGTCCTTCCAGAGCCGCCGTAGAGCAGGTAACCCGGTAGACACGTTTCCTGGAGGGCGTGAAGGGGGTGTGGCCAGGCTGGGCTGTCAGCTCTTAAAGGGGCCGCCGCGCTGGTCGCGGGAGGCGGCACCTGGAGCCAGCGCGGGATCCTCAGCAGGTTTGGGTAGCATGAAGGGTTTAGTGGGCTCGGAGGGGCCTGTGGTTGGCGGGGAGCGAGGGAGTTCCAAGAGGGTCTGTCCGTGTTCGAGGCAGGGCCGGATCCTCCCCCATTCTGCTCGAGTTTCCCGCGGCGGTGGCGGGGGGCCACCCGAGCCCATTCATTCCAGGCCTGGCTCCCCGCTCGCGCTCCCAGCTCAGGACCAAAGTCCGGCGCTACGCTGGGCCGCGCCTGGGCTCTTGGTGCCCAGCGTGCGTCCTCACCCCTCCATTGTACAGACTGGGAAAACTGAGGAGGGGACAACTGACAAGGTCACCCGCCCAGGTCTGGAGCAGAGCGGCCTCAGGGCAGCCTTTCTGCCTCCAGGGCCCCGCGGTGACCGCTTCACTGCGTCTGTACGCAGTGCGGGAGCAGCGGGGAGCAGCGGGGAGAAGGCTAGGGGATCCCACGCAGGCCAGTTCTCgctgctgtgtgacctcaggcagaCTGACTCTGGGCTGACCCTAGTACCAAGTGCTAGTGGAAACAGCCTGCCTCCTCTAGATGTGGGGAAAACTCGGTGGGGAGGGGACGCACAAGTGCGGAGCAGTGAGTCTGGCGTGCAGTGGGCGCCCAGTCCAGTGAGTTG containing:
- the Hmgcl gene encoding hydroxymethylglutaryl-CoA lyase, mitochondrial isoform X1, which translates into the protein MATVRKAFPARRLLGLASLRAISTSSMGAFPKQVKIVEVGPRDGLQNEKNIVPTAVKIKLVDMLSEAGLPVIEATSFVSPKWVPQMADHSEVLKGIQKFPGINYPVLTPNMKGFEEAVAAGAKEVCIFGAASELFTRKNVNCSIDESFQRFDGVMQAAQAASIPVRGYVSCALGCPYEGKISPAKVAEVAKKLYSMGCYEISLGDTIGVGTPGLMKDMLTAVMREVPVAALAVHCHDTYGQALANTLVALQMGVSVVDSSVAGLGGCPYAQGASGNLATEDLVYMLTGLGIHTGVELQKLLEAGDFICQALNRKTSSKVAQATCKL
- the Hmgcl gene encoding hydroxymethylglutaryl-CoA lyase, mitochondrial isoform X2 encodes the protein MGAFPKQVKIVEVGPRDGLQNEKNIVPTAVKIKLVDMLSEAGLPVIEATSFVSPKWVPQMADHSEVLKGIQKFPGINYPVLTPNMKGFEEAVAAGAKEVCIFGAASELFTRKNVNCSIDESFQRFDGVMQAAQAASIPVRGYVSCALGCPYEGKISPAKVAEVAKKLYSMGCYEISLGDTIGVGTPGLMKDMLTAVMREVPVAALAVHCHDTYGQALANTLVALQMGVSVVDSSVAGLGGCPYAQGASGNLATEDLVYMLTGLGIHTGVELQKLLEAGDFICQALNRKTSSKVAQATCKL